The proteins below come from a single Mya arenaria isolate MELC-2E11 chromosome 6, ASM2691426v1 genomic window:
- the LOC128239181 gene encoding uncharacterized protein LOC128239181 isoform X2 yields MHLTRNLNGKRMECIRRFDTLPQERPYNRAEFRLVRDSGDGVQILWSSCPSKYVWVVRCYAPNNAHCDVLSANIGLLVPTIPDDLPWPLVLNDLEDTQVEMGNNAFKWFFTFGETSRCIEC; encoded by the exons ATGCATTTAACGCGCAA CTTGAATGGAAAACGGATGGAATGTATCAGACGATTTGACACACTCCCCCAGGAAAGACCCTACAACAGAGCTGAATTCAGACTAGTTCGTGATAGCG GTGATGGCGTGCAAATATTGTGGAGTTCTTGCCCAAGCAAGTATGTTTGGGTAGTACGCTGCTACGCCCCAAACAACGCCCACTGCGACGTCTTAAGTGCTAACATTGGCCTACTTGTACCTACCATCCCCGACGACCTACCCTGGCCTCTGGTGCTCAACGATCTTGAGGATACGCAGGTGGAGATGGGCAACAATGCCTTCAAGTGGTTTTTTACCTTTGGAGAGACAT CTCGGTGCATTGAGTGTTGA
- the LOC128239181 gene encoding uncharacterized protein LOC128239181 isoform X1 — translation MGFDKFVLLAFVNIFVKPSLTKAMCNTGMPVSSLKLPQGMDIDAFNALNGKRMECIRRFDTLPQERPYNRAEFRLVRDSGDGVQILWSSCPSKYVWVVRCYAPNNAHCDVLSANIGLLVPTIPDDLPWPLVLNDLEDTQVEMGNNAFKWFFTFGETSRCIEC, via the exons ATGGGCTTTGATAAGTTTGTGCTTTTGGcgtttgtcaatatttttgtcaagCCGTCTTTGACAAAAGCTATGTGCAATACTGGAATGCCGGTGTCAAGCTTGAAGCTTCCACAGGGGATGGATATTGATGCATTTAACGC CTTGAATGGAAAACGGATGGAATGTATCAGACGATTTGACACACTCCCCCAGGAAAGACCCTACAACAGAGCTGAATTCAGACTAGTTCGTGATAGCG GTGATGGCGTGCAAATATTGTGGAGTTCTTGCCCAAGCAAGTATGTTTGGGTAGTACGCTGCTACGCCCCAAACAACGCCCACTGCGACGTCTTAAGTGCTAACATTGGCCTACTTGTACCTACCATCCCCGACGACCTACCCTGGCCTCTGGTGCTCAACGATCTTGAGGATACGCAGGTGGAGATGGGCAACAATGCCTTCAAGTGGTTTTTTACCTTTGGAGAGACAT CTCGGTGCATTGAGTGTTGA